A single region of the Saprospiraceae bacterium genome encodes:
- a CDS encoding DUF1641 domain-containing protein, whose protein sequence is METKGIAWAHSEAGQQLQKRLNSEKTIKSLDHLLERMDTLEAAIDRLGTILDQGPGMLSMATDMVDEAYQRSAEKGVNLEMRLSNALHAAEQLTAPATIDKLDQLLAFSDQLPGLMAMMMDTVDEEVMKARDKGLDFQPLKETGIKAATALAKAAEMPPARIGGIFGLMRELKDPDRQKALGFLMNFAKAFGKEM, encoded by the coding sequence ATGGAAACTAAGGGCATTGCTTGGGCGCATTCTGAAGCAGGGCAACAGCTTCAGAAGCGGTTAAATAGCGAAAAAACCATTAAATCATTAGATCATCTTTTAGAACGAATGGACACCCTTGAAGCGGCGATCGATCGCTTAGGTACCATTTTAGATCAAGGGCCAGGAATGCTTAGCATGGCTACCGATATGGTAGATGAAGCTTATCAAAGAAGCGCTGAAAAGGGGGTAAACCTCGAAATGCGTTTGTCGAATGCGCTTCATGCTGCAGAACAGTTGACGGCTCCGGCAACGATAGATAAATTAGATCAATTGTTGGCCTTTTCTGATCAATTGCCCGGACTGATGGCTATGATGATGGATACCGTAGATGAAGAGGTAATGAAAGCACGGGATAAGGGCTTGGATTTTCAACCGCTGAAAGAAACAGGCATAAAAGCGGCTACTGCCCTGGCAAAAGCAGCAGAAATGCCCCCTGCAAGGATTGGTGGCATATTCGGTTTGATGCGGGAATTGAAAGATCCTGATCGTCAAAAAGCCTTAGGTTTTCTAATGAATTTTGCAAAGGCCTTTGGAAAAGAAATGTAA
- a CDS encoding M4 family metallopeptidase: MMKKAVLSFFLGLSCLSLGLAQTKVDRGVNVRPTFIDLNQKVNVFQKSTIFQQHLGMSNDDELRSVKIESDQLGFTHEKFQQYYNGVKVDGHSYTVHSRNGMISTLTGTYAEVEVLNTTPQLSPEAALQKALDHVGAQTYVWEGNGFLGMKGFERPTPELVVIADHLGRESSKLAYKMAIHATYPLYHSNVYVDAQTGAIIKEISKIHVADAVGTVATRYSGTQSVHTDSNAGSFRLRDYSRGNGVLTFDATTATSANGTTGVPNGSSEYIDNDNNWTAAEYNNADKDNAAFDAHFAAEATYDFFFSNFGRNSYNGSGAAINSYVNTDIEDVFNYPAGYNDNAFWTGYVMVYGKGNSLDPLTTSDITGHEIGHAFTEFTNNLVYQNESGAMNESLSDIWGACVENHININYGLNKDLWALGSETGATFRSMSNPNAYGDPDTYQGTNWYSGTGDNGGVHTNSGVGNHWFYILTEGKSGTNDIGTVYSVTGLGITKAAAITWRSASLYLSTNSVYADWRSTTIQAAVELYGAGSNEVIQTTNAWNAVGIGGKYGELSYCNSKGNNVSDEYIGRVQLGSIDNTSGSGGGYSNHTGISTDLAKNTAYTITITPTWTGTTYAEGYSVWIDYNKDGDFSDAGEQVYSRAATTATPVSGSFTVPSSATDGTTRMRVSMKYNGIPTACETFTYGEVEDYSVNITTGGGGDTQAPTAPSGLAASGTTQTSTNLTWTASTDNVGVTGYDVYVGGGLYGSTASTSLSVTGLTANTTYAIYVRAKDAAGNISGNSNTISVTTQAASDTQAPTAPTGLAASGTTQTTTNLSWNASTDNVGVTGYDVYVGGSLNGSTASTSYSVTGLTANTTYAIYVRAKDAAGNISGNSNTISVTTQSGGGTGSTTLTASYFETGWDGWADGGSDCARYAGSLSYEGTYSIQLRDNSGVASAMTSSSFNVSAYNQLDIEFYFYASSMEVGEDFWVRYYDGSTWNTIAAYARGTNFNNNTFYVATVTITSAQYFFPSNAQFRFQCDASANNDLIYIDAVTITASGGAAVLAGGGETIQTIQELGTSNSFAGFGEETELQEESLSVLVYPNPVLDELNLDINQPEKVVGMRVFAINGQLVKQVQLRNFDEVINVADLQSGMYFLCIETTDGVINKKFIKQ, translated from the coding sequence ATGATGAAAAAAGCTGTACTTTCTTTTTTCCTGGGATTGTCATGCCTATCCCTAGGCTTAGCACAAACCAAAGTAGACAGAGGGGTTAATGTTCGCCCTACCTTTATTGACCTCAATCAAAAAGTCAATGTTTTCCAAAAAAGCACCATTTTCCAGCAACACCTGGGAATGAGTAACGATGATGAATTACGATCTGTAAAAATTGAAAGTGACCAACTTGGTTTTACCCACGAAAAATTTCAACAGTATTACAATGGTGTTAAAGTGGATGGCCATAGTTATACGGTCCATTCCAGAAATGGTATGATCTCTACGCTAACGGGGACTTATGCTGAAGTAGAAGTACTCAATACGACGCCCCAATTAAGTCCTGAAGCAGCGTTACAAAAAGCCCTGGATCACGTTGGCGCACAAACCTATGTATGGGAAGGCAATGGTTTCCTGGGAATGAAGGGCTTCGAACGTCCGACACCAGAACTCGTCGTAATCGCAGATCACCTCGGACGAGAAAGCTCAAAATTAGCTTACAAAATGGCTATCCATGCTACTTATCCCCTCTATCACTCCAATGTATATGTGGATGCCCAAACTGGCGCCATTATTAAGGAAATTAGTAAAATTCACGTCGCTGATGCCGTTGGAACAGTCGCTACGCGTTACAGTGGTACACAAAGTGTGCATACCGATAGCAATGCAGGTAGTTTCCGACTAAGGGACTACTCTCGGGGTAATGGCGTATTGACTTTTGATGCAACGACGGCGACAAGTGCCAATGGAACAACTGGTGTTCCTAATGGTTCTTCAGAATATATTGACAATGACAACAACTGGACCGCTGCTGAATACAATAATGCAGATAAAGACAATGCTGCTTTTGATGCTCACTTTGCCGCAGAAGCAACCTATGACTTTTTCTTTTCTAATTTTGGCAGAAATAGCTACAATGGCAGTGGCGCAGCGATCAATAGTTATGTAAATACCGATATCGAAGATGTGTTTAACTACCCCGCTGGCTATAATGATAATGCCTTTTGGACAGGCTATGTCATGGTTTATGGCAAGGGAAACAGCCTCGATCCTTTAACGACTTCGGATATTACAGGCCATGAAATTGGACACGCTTTTACCGAATTCACTAATAACCTGGTTTACCAAAATGAATCGGGTGCGATGAACGAATCGCTCAGTGACATTTGGGGCGCCTGTGTAGAAAACCATATTAATATCAACTATGGCCTGAATAAAGACCTTTGGGCCCTAGGAAGTGAAACAGGCGCTACCTTCCGCTCTATGTCCAACCCCAATGCTTATGGTGATCCTGATACTTATCAGGGAACAAACTGGTATTCTGGTACGGGTGACAACGGAGGGGTGCACACCAATAGTGGCGTTGGCAACCATTGGTTCTATATCCTTACTGAGGGTAAATCAGGTACTAATGATATTGGAACCGTATATAGTGTAACAGGATTAGGTATTACTAAAGCCGCAGCCATTACCTGGCGTTCCGCTTCTCTTTATTTATCTACCAATTCTGTTTATGCCGACTGGAGGAGTACAACCATCCAAGCTGCGGTTGAATTATATGGAGCAGGGTCCAATGAGGTAATTCAAACCACAAATGCCTGGAATGCAGTGGGTATTGGTGGCAAATACGGTGAGTTGAGCTATTGTAACTCTAAAGGCAATAATGTAAGTGATGAATACATTGGTCGGGTTCAACTGGGTTCCATCGACAATACCTCGGGTTCCGGTGGTGGTTATTCCAATCATACGGGTATCTCTACTGACCTGGCGAAAAACACTGCCTATACGATTACCATTACCCCCACCTGGACGGGTACTACTTATGCGGAAGGTTATAGCGTTTGGATTGACTACAACAAGGATGGTGACTTCAGTGATGCTGGAGAACAGGTATACTCCAGAGCTGCTACCACGGCAACGCCTGTCAGCGGTAGCTTCACCGTTCCTTCCTCGGCTACCGACGGAACCACCAGGATGAGGGTATCTATGAAATATAATGGCATACCAACGGCTTGTGAAACCTTTACCTATGGAGAAGTCGAAGATTATAGTGTGAATATCACGACTGGTGGTGGCGGTGACACCCAGGCCCCTACGGCCCCTAGTGGCCTGGCAGCTTCAGGAACGACCCAGACGTCTACCAACCTTACCTGGACGGCCTCTACGGATAATGTAGGCGTAACAGGCTACGATGTATATGTCGGTGGTGGATTGTATGGTTCAACGGCTAGCACTTCCTTAAGTGTTACTGGTCTGACAGCTAATACGACCTATGCGATTTATGTTAGGGCTAAAGATGCCGCAGGCAATATTTCCGGCAATTCAAATACCATTAGTGTAACCACTCAAGCTGCCAGCGATACGCAAGCCCCTACGGCCCCTACTGGTCTCGCAGCCTCCGGTACCACCCAAACCACTACCAATCTCTCCTGGAACGCCTCTACAGATAATGTTGGTGTTACGGGCTACGATGTATATGTCGGTGGTTCCTTGAATGGTTCAACCGCTAGTACTTCCTATAGTGTGACCGGTCTGACGGCCAATACCACCTATGCGATCTACGTTAGAGCCAAAGATGCCGCAGGCAATATTTCTGGCAATTCGAATACGATCAGCGTAACAACTCAATCTGGTGGTGGCACAGGGTCTACTACCTTAACAGCTAGTTACTTTGAAACCGGCTGGGACGGCTGGGCTGATGGCGGCAGTGATTGTGCCAGATATGCTGGTTCATTATCCTATGAAGGCACTTATTCTATCCAACTTCGAGATAACTCCGGAGTAGCTTCTGCCATGACTTCCAGTTCCTTCAATGTTAGTGCCTACAACCAGCTTGATATTGAGTTCTATTTCTATGCCTCAAGTATGGAAGTCGGAGAAGATTTCTGGGTAAGGTATTACGATGGCTCTACCTGGAATACCATAGCGGCCTATGCCCGAGGGACTAATTTTAACAACAATACCTTTTATGTGGCAACGGTGACCATTACAAGTGCCCAGTATTTCTTCCCAAGTAATGCACAATTCCGCTTCCAGTGTGATGCTTCTGCTAATAATGACTTGATTTATATCGATGCGGTGACCATTACGGCTTCGGGAGGGGCTGCTGTCCTTGCTGGTGGCGGAGAAACGATCCAGACGATTCAGGAATTAGGCACAAGCAACAGCTTTGCTGGTTTCGGAGAAGAAACGGAATTACAAGAAGAAAGCCTTTCGGTTTTGGTCTATCCAAATCCAGTATTGGATGAGCTCAATTTGGACATCAACCAGCCAGAAAAAGTGGTAGGTATGCGCGTATTTGCAATCAATGGCCAATTGGTTAAGCAAGTGCAGTTGCGCAACTTCGATGAGGTAATCAATGTAGCGGACTTACAATCAGGTATGTATTTCCTTTGTATAGAGACAACGGATGGCGTCATCAATAAGAAATTCATTAAACAATAA
- a CDS encoding FAD/NAD(P)-binding oxidoreductase has translation MAHYQVVIVGGGSAGLTVASQLRNKSNAPEVAIIDPSEKHYYQPLWTLVGAGVFPKEETERNEVDYIPSGATWIKEFVEGFDPEHNTIKLKNGDSVTYDVLVVAAGIQIDWGKIPGLKESLGKPGTGVCSNYAYESVESTFENIKTLKKGTALFTHPSTPIKCGGAPLKINFLAADYWAKHGVKSQIKIKHIKGGSGIFSVKKYADALTVVADRYNIERVWQKDLIALHPDKKEAIFRDLDTGEESVEKYDMIHVTPPMSAPDFIKNSPLAASTGWVEVDKSTTQHVRYANVFSLGDCSNLPTSKTGAAIRKQAPVTVANVMAVIEGGQLPKTYDGYTSCPLITGYGKLILAEFDYNNQPTESFPFDQGQERYSMYALKAYGLPRMYWHGMLKGREF, from the coding sequence ATGGCACATTATCAAGTAGTAATCGTCGGTGGCGGAAGCGCAGGTTTAACCGTCGCCTCACAATTGAGAAATAAATCCAATGCACCGGAGGTGGCCATTATTGACCCTTCAGAGAAGCATTATTATCAACCTTTATGGACACTGGTCGGAGCAGGTGTTTTTCCCAAAGAAGAAACAGAAAGAAATGAAGTTGATTATATCCCTTCGGGCGCAACCTGGATTAAGGAATTTGTGGAAGGCTTTGACCCCGAACATAATACCATAAAGCTGAAAAATGGGGACTCGGTTACTTATGATGTATTAGTAGTGGCTGCTGGGATACAGATCGATTGGGGCAAGATTCCAGGCCTTAAAGAAAGTTTGGGCAAACCAGGAACAGGCGTTTGTAGCAATTACGCTTATGAGTCAGTCGAATCTACTTTTGAAAACATCAAAACGTTGAAAAAAGGAACCGCCCTTTTTACCCATCCATCTACCCCCATCAAATGCGGCGGCGCACCATTAAAAATTAATTTTTTAGCAGCGGATTATTGGGCTAAACATGGGGTAAAATCACAAATAAAAATTAAGCACATAAAAGGTGGCTCAGGTATTTTTTCTGTAAAAAAATATGCGGATGCGCTCACCGTTGTGGCAGACCGTTATAATATAGAACGCGTATGGCAGAAGGATTTGATCGCCTTGCATCCCGATAAAAAAGAAGCTATTTTTCGGGACTTGGATACCGGCGAAGAAAGCGTGGAGAAATACGATATGATCCATGTTACGCCCCCCATGAGTGCGCCTGATTTTATCAAAAATAGCCCACTTGCAGCCAGTACGGGTTGGGTAGAGGTGGATAAGTCTACCACGCAACATGTTCGCTATGCGAATGTATTTTCTCTTGGTGATTGCAGTAACCTGCCTACCTCAAAAACAGGAGCAGCCATACGGAAGCAAGCTCCCGTAACGGTCGCTAATGTGATGGCTGTCATTGAGGGTGGCCAATTACCTAAAACGTACGATGGTTATACTTCTTGTCCATTAATCACTGGTTATGGAAAACTTATTTTAGCTGAATTTGATTACAACAACCAGCCAACCGAATCTTTCCCCTTTGATCAGGGCCAAGAACGTTATTCTATGTATGCGTTGAAAGCCTATGGGTTACCCCGTATGTATTGGCATGGCATGTTGAAAGGAAGGGAGTTTTAA
- a CDS encoding DinB family protein codes for MESILAEEFIAQSIYRMEEKLTHVEKALAQVSEEDIWKRPNPHSNTIGNILIHLCGNITQYIISSLGEIEDVRQRDNEFAAEGGMTKAELLAKLQSTVIQANQIIRGLDRARLLEIRSVQAYQFSAIGIIIHVVEHFSYHTGQIAFWVKLLKDVDLGFFAGVDLNKKNVHGDVD; via the coding sequence ATGGAATCTATCCTCGCTGAAGAATTTATCGCCCAGTCCATTTATAGAATGGAAGAAAAGTTGACTCACGTTGAAAAAGCCTTGGCGCAAGTCAGTGAAGAAGACATCTGGAAACGCCCCAACCCGCATTCCAACACGATCGGAAATATCCTTATCCATTTATGCGGTAACATCACCCAATATATCATTTCTTCACTTGGGGAAATCGAAGATGTCCGGCAACGCGATAACGAATTCGCAGCGGAAGGTGGGATGACAAAAGCAGAATTATTGGCAAAGCTCCAATCTACCGTTATTCAAGCCAACCAAATAATACGCGGCCTGGATAGGGCACGGCTCTTAGAGATCCGCTCAGTGCAGGCCTATCAATTTTCTGCTATCGGTATTATTATACATGTTGTGGAACATTTCTCTTATCATACCGGACAGATCGCTTTCTGGGTAAAATTACTCAAGGATGTGGACCTCGGTTTTTTTGCTGGTGTGGATTTGAATAAGAAAAATGTGCATGGTGATGTTGACTAA